The proteins below are encoded in one region of Clostridium pasteurianum DSM 525 = ATCC 6013:
- a CDS encoding Cfr family 23S rRNA (adenine(2503)-C(8))-methyltransferase, with the protein MKQTKTKYEKIKQIVSNLNLPNYRYIQLTKAIFHQRIDNFDDMHILPKALRIALVNKFGNNVSSVIPVFSQSSKQAQKLLFELTDGERIEAVRLQYKQGWESFCISFQCGCGFGCRFCATGNAGFKRNLTADEITDQLLYFYFNEHGLNSISFMGMGEAFANPELFGAVKILTDENLFGLSQRRITISTIGVIPGIQRLTKEFPQVNLAFSLHSPFESQRSDLMPINKRFPLHEVMKTLDEHIIHTGRRVFLAYIMLERINDSKEHAKAVIGLLKNRGSWEHLYHLGLIPYNSTNKTTFKFQSSSDIKQFCSTLEAGISVTVRTQFGSEISAACGQLYCENEL; encoded by the coding sequence ATGAAGCAGACAAAAACAAAATATGAAAAAATAAAACAAATAGTATCAAATTTAAATTTACCAAATTATAGATATATACAGCTTACAAAAGCTATTTTTCATCAAAGGATAGATAATTTTGATGATATGCATATATTACCAAAGGCATTAAGGATAGCTTTAGTAAATAAGTTTGGGAATAATGTATCTAGTGTAATACCTGTTTTTTCACAAAGTTCTAAGCAAGCTCAAAAATTGTTATTCGAATTGACAGACGGAGAAAGAATAGAAGCTGTTCGATTACAGTATAAACAGGGGTGGGAATCGTTTTGTATTTCTTTTCAATGTGGTTGCGGTTTTGGATGTCGCTTTTGTGCAACTGGAAATGCTGGATTTAAACGAAATCTTACTGCTGATGAGATAACTGATCAATTACTTTATTTTTATTTCAATGAACATGGCTTGAACAGTATTTCATTTATGGGAATGGGTGAGGCTTTTGCAAATCCGGAGTTATTTGGTGCAGTAAAAATTTTGACTGATGAAAATTTATTTGGGTTAAGTCAACGAAGAATTACGATTTCAACAATTGGTGTTATACCAGGAATTCAAAGATTGACCAAAGAATTTCCACAAGTGAATCTCGCTTTTTCGCTTCATTCACCATTTGAAAGTCAACGAAGTGATTTAATGCCTATAAATAAAAGATTTCCATTGCATGAGGTAATGAAGACATTAGATGAACATATCATTCATACAGGACGAAGAGTGTTTCTTGCGTATATTATGCTTGAAAGGATTAATGATTCTAAAGAACATGCAAAGGCAGTTATAGGTTTATTAAAAAATCGTGGTTCATGGGAGCATTTATATCATCTTGGTTTGATACCTTATAATTCTACGAACAAAACAACCTTTAAATTTCAATCATCAAGTGATATCAAACAATTTTGTAGTACATTAGAAGCTGGCATTAGTGTAACTGTTAGAACACAATTTGGTTCTGAAATTAGTGCTGCTTGCGGACAATTGTATTGTGAAAATGAATTATGA
- a CDS encoding Lsa family ABC-F type ribosomal protection protein — MSLINVTNLTFAYEGSYDNIFENVSFQIDTDWKLGFTGRNGRGKTTFLNLLLGKYEYNGNISADVTFEYFPYEVQEQGNFTIDIIREISPNSMDWEIIKELSLLDMDYDALYRQFYTLSKGEQTKALLAAMFLKENSFLLIDEPTNHLDAEARKKLSNYLKRKKGFILISHDRSFLDNCVDHILAINRTNIEIQKGNFSSWWRNKELQDGFELAENEKLKKDISRLSSSAKRTSTWSDSVESSKYGTTNSGSKLDKGYVGHKAAKMMKRAKNTEARQQNMIEEKSKLLKNIESNESLKIVPLTFHDKKLVELTDVSIQYDDRIVCEAVSFTIEQGERISIQGKNGSGKSSILKLIYGEDILHNGIVRKNSQLIISYVSQDTSDLHGNLSEYVEKHCIEESLFKSILRKLDFSREQFEKNIEDFSGGQKKKVLIAKSLSEQAHLYIWDEPLNFIDVISRMQIEKLLIEYQPTILFVEHDIAFCENVATKTIKLKG, encoded by the coding sequence ATGTCTTTAATAAATGTTACAAACCTAACCTTTGCCTATGAAGGTAGTTATGATAATATTTTTGAAAATGTAAGTTTTCAAATTGATACAGATTGGAAATTGGGCTTTACGGGAAGAAATGGAAGAGGGAAAACTACTTTTTTAAATCTTTTACTTGGAAAATACGAATATAATGGAAATATTTCAGCTGATGTGACTTTTGAATATTTTCCTTATGAGGTGCAGGAACAAGGAAATTTTACCATAGATATCATAAGGGAAATCAGTCCAAATTCAATGGATTGGGAAATAATTAAAGAATTATCATTGTTAGATATGGATTATGATGCTTTATATAGACAATTTTATACACTATCTAAAGGAGAGCAGACCAAAGCATTGCTAGCTGCTATGTTTTTGAAGGAGAACTCCTTCTTACTTATTGATGAGCCTACAAATCATTTGGATGCTGAAGCTAGAAAAAAACTAAGTAATTACTTGAAAAGAAAGAAAGGATTTATTCTGATTTCACATGATAGGTCTTTTTTGGATAATTGTGTTGACCATATTTTGGCCATTAATAGAACTAATATTGAAATACAGAAAGGAAATTTTTCTTCATGGTGGAGAAACAAAGAATTACAAGATGGTTTTGAACTAGCAGAAAACGAAAAATTGAAAAAGGATATTAGCCGGCTTTCCAGTTCAGCAAAACGCACATCTACATGGTCAGATAGTGTTGAAAGCAGCAAGTATGGAACTACTAATTCTGGGAGCAAATTAGATAAAGGATATGTTGGACATAAAGCTGCAAAAATGATGAAGCGTGCTAAAAATACAGAAGCTAGACAACAGAACATGATTGAAGAAAAATCAAAGCTTCTTAAAAATATTGAATCTAACGAAAGTTTAAAAATAGTACCGCTTACTTTCCATGATAAAAAGCTTGTGGAACTTACAGATGTTTCAATTCAATATGATGATAGAATTGTCTGTGAAGCAGTAAGCTTCACCATAGAGCAGGGTGAAAGAATTTCTATTCAAGGAAAGAATGGTAGTGGAAAATCAAGTATACTGAAATTAATTTATGGAGAAGACATCTTGCATAATGGAATTGTGAGGAAAAATAGTCAGTTAATCATTTCGTATGTTTCACAAGATACATCAGATTTACATGGTAACTTATCTGAGTATGTAGAAAAACATTGTATTGAAGAAAGTTTATTTAAATCGATTCTTAGAAAGCTTGATTTTTCAAGAGAGCAGTTTGAAAAGAATATCGAGGATTTTAGCGGAGGACAGAAGAAAAAGGTATTGATTGCAAAAAGTTTGAGTGAACAGGCACATTTGTATATTTGGGATGAACCATTGAATTTTATCGATGTAATTTCTCGTATGCAGATTGAGAAATTGTTAATTGAATATCAACCGACAATTTTGTTTGTTGAGCATGATATTGCATTTTGTGAGAATGTTGCAACAAAAACGATAAAATTGAAAGGATAG
- a CDS encoding N-acetylmuramoyl-L-alanine amidase, with product MIISYDFGHMANGADTSANGIVYEYAEIRRYAPVAIQVLEQAGHKCINCTPIQSGISLNESLAYRVNKANASGSQLHLCFHINAFDGSVHGAEVEIASDAGARYGESVLTEICKLGFTRRGVNRPSLYVTKHTNMTAILIEPFFCDNAEDCKIYNPVTLGNAIAKGVLNVIGGNYKPLDNGAFAPQQININNIQGSVSMNPIRMGENSPRVRLLQSILSVLIGGISIDGDFGQGTYNAVVRYQKIMGISADGIVGNQTIDTLLNDLRHGWFKA from the coding sequence ATGATAATTTCATATGATTTTGGGCATATGGCAAATGGTGCTGATACTTCAGCAAATGGCATTGTATACGAATATGCTGAAATTAGAAGATATGCACCAGTAGCAATTCAAGTTTTAGAACAAGCAGGACATAAATGTATAAATTGTACACCAATTCAATCGGGTATATCATTAAATGAATCATTAGCTTATAGAGTTAATAAGGCAAATGCAAGTGGCAGTCAATTACATTTATGTTTTCATATTAATGCTTTTGATGGAAGTGTTCATGGAGCTGAAGTTGAAATAGCAAGTGATGCAGGAGCAAGATATGGTGAATCTGTATTAACTGAAATATGTAAGTTAGGATTTACAAGACGTGGGGTAAATAGACCTAGTTTATATGTTACAAAGCATACTAATATGACTGCAATACTTATAGAACCATTCTTCTGCGATAATGCTGAAGATTGTAAAATATATAATCCAGTAACTTTAGGCAATGCAATTGCAAAAGGTGTATTGAATGTTATTGGTGGTAATTATAAACCACTCGACAATGGTGCATTTGCCCCACAACAAATAAATATAAATAATATACAAGGGAGTGTTAGTATGAATCCAATAAGGATGGGAGAAAATAGCCCTCGAGTTAGGTTATTGCAGAGTATTTTAAGTGTGTTAATAGGGGGAATCTCCATTGATGGGGATTTTGGACAAGGTACTTATAATGCAGTAGTTAGATATCAGAAAATAATGGGCATTTCAGCAGACGGAATTGTAGGTAATCAAACAATTGATACATTGCTTAATGATTTGCGCCATGGATGGTTTAAAGCTTAG
- a CDS encoding phage tail protein — protein MNLQEKLSLPDNFSFSIPKMNEGYNKVFGLSTKVKVIDTRDNSVVFSGRVIPITDSMETDGKFIKDVECESAMSYLNDTRTRRYHYQDQTPSQILTDLLTKHNSKVDDIRKIQLGTVEITQSITIDTNYETTLNAIITKLHNILGGDLQVRETAGVLYLDYLQQIGNNNGVQIRLGYNQKRLVKDYDPNDLITTLIPLGYGEGINQLTIKSVNGGLDYLENTTAISKYGTIEGQETNKDIQNANTLKIWGQNLLDQNCQEKVTVKCDMLDLSTLGIDQQLNLGDTANIINSVMDFNVNARVIEKETDLLSSQNPKLTLDTRKNSMSDQITELKQRTASLQNAPQGNTFLNSIPFNGNMDESHSIKIPIWLSPDILYVNRVRLFIESQKFRAYEKGMAGGGGTTTTTGSSSKTTSDSGGQSTQTSSSGGSSTQTSSSAGQSTQTSAAGGDHKHVMFYATSDMSISPVSHSVLTCSDSDGNGIDFNVDAASSAAGKNLYTMGSSGTHSHSVTTPSHTHSVTIPAHTHDVSIPAHSHGMDHTHSISIPDHTHEIQYGIFEDTYPAEVQVKINNTVIPGINLTDGSSLDIEISQYIGEAGQTYTLEITSSQRGRVSGIVDIQAFIQTK, from the coding sequence ATGAATTTGCAAGAGAAGTTGTCATTACCCGATAACTTCTCTTTTTCTATACCAAAAATGAATGAAGGATATAATAAAGTGTTTGGACTGTCAACAAAGGTTAAGGTTATAGATACTAGAGATAATTCAGTTGTATTTAGCGGTAGAGTAATACCAATCACAGACAGTATGGAAACTGATGGGAAGTTTATCAAGGATGTAGAATGTGAAAGTGCTATGTCATACTTAAATGACACAAGGACTAGAAGATACCATTATCAAGATCAAACTCCTAGTCAAATTTTAACTGATTTGTTAACTAAGCATAATAGTAAAGTAGATGATATCAGAAAAATACAGCTAGGCACTGTGGAAATAACGCAAAGCATCACTATTGATACTAATTACGAAACTACCTTAAATGCAATCATAACAAAGCTTCATAATATTCTTGGTGGAGATTTACAGGTTAGAGAAACAGCAGGAGTATTATATTTAGATTATCTTCAACAAATAGGAAATAACAATGGTGTTCAGATTAGACTAGGATATAATCAAAAAAGATTAGTAAAGGATTATGACCCCAATGATTTAATAACTACACTAATTCCACTTGGCTACGGTGAAGGAATCAACCAGTTAACTATAAAAAGTGTTAATGGTGGATTAGATTATTTAGAAAATACTACAGCAATAAGTAAGTACGGAACTATAGAAGGACAAGAAACAAACAAGGATATACAAAATGCAAATACATTAAAGATATGGGGACAAAATTTATTAGACCAAAATTGCCAAGAAAAGGTAACGGTAAAATGTGATATGTTAGATTTATCTACACTAGGGATTGACCAACAATTAAACCTTGGAGATACAGCAAACATAATAAATAGTGTTATGGATTTCAATGTTAATGCTAGAGTAATTGAAAAAGAAACTGATTTATTAAGTTCGCAGAATCCTAAATTAACTTTAGATACTAGAAAAAATAGCATGAGTGACCAAATAACAGAGTTAAAACAGAGAACTGCTAGTTTGCAAAACGCACCACAAGGAAATACATTTTTAAATTCTATACCTTTTAATGGAAATATGGATGAATCGCATAGTATTAAAATTCCTATTTGGTTGTCTCCAGATATTTTATATGTGAATAGGGTTAGATTATTTATAGAAAGTCAGAAGTTTAGAGCTTATGAAAAGGGTATGGCTGGTGGAGGTGGGACTACAACTACTACTGGGTCATCATCAAAAACTACAAGTGATAGCGGAGGACAAAGCACACAGACATCAAGTTCAGGAGGTAGCAGTACTCAAACATCAAGTTCAGCAGGGCAAAGTACTCAAACAAGTGCAGCAGGTGGAGATCATAAACATGTTATGTTTTATGCTACATCGGATATGAGCATTAGTCCAGTATCTCATAGTGTTTTAACTTGTTCAGATTCAGATGGTAATGGGATAGATTTTAATGTAGATGCAGCAAGTAGTGCAGCAGGAAAGAATTTATATACTATGGGATCAAGTGGCACTCATAGCCATAGTGTTACTACTCCATCACATACTCACAGTGTAACTATACCAGCACATACGCATGATGTAAGTATTCCTGCTCATAGTCATGGTATGGATCATACACATTCTATTAGTATTCCAGACCACACCCATGAAATTCAGTATGGAATCTTTGAAGATACTTATCCAGCAGAGGTGCAAGTAAAAATAAATAATACTGTTATTCCTGGTATAAATCTTACAGATGGTTCAAGTTTAGATATAGAAATATCTCAATATATAGGTGAAGCTGGACAAACTTATACTTTAGAGATTACAAGTAGTCAAAGAGGGAGAGTATCAGGAATTGTTGATATTCAAGCATTTATACAAACTAAATGA
- a CDS encoding HEPN domain-containing protein, producing the protein MVKKKELQKLSDRKLEELKKLYDARFYDSVVEQSGLVVEYGLKASICKNIKKDMYPEYGRYKIHEPEKLIDLANLRNDLELEKSNNIDFFVSWSLLSKWSVNFRYRPIGSSDEKESKEYIKALDDQIGGVHPWIRKHW; encoded by the coding sequence ATGGTAAAAAAGAAAGAATTACAAAAATTATCTGATCGAAAATTAGAAGAACTTAAAAAATTATATGATGCAAGATTCTATGATTCTGTTGTTGAACAATCAGGTCTTGTAGTAGAGTATGGTTTGAAAGCTTCAATTTGTAAAAATATAAAAAAGGATATGTATCCAGAGTATGGTAGGTATAAAATACATGAACCAGAAAAATTGATTGATCTTGCAAATTTAAGAAATGATTTAGAGCTAGAAAAGTCAAATAATATTGATTTTTTTGTATCATGGTCTTTATTAAGTAAATGGTCTGTAAATTTTAGATATAGACCAATTGGTAGCAGTGATGAAAAAGAGTCAAAAGAATATATTAAAGCTTTAGATGACCAAATAGGAGGTGTTCATCCATGGATAAGAAAGCATTGGTAG
- a CDS encoding distal tail protein Dit, whose product MTQITFNNKNSYVDFGITIESIDIQPPSKKKIKDSVPFMNGSYDFSTIGTGGEAVYNEREIKIRFNLVTRDKLSLYLKYSKVLEWLLGTGQQKLIFNFMQGYYFLAEVENAPSFEEVLQRAGKLEVNFICEPFKYGADLAGDLLWDNIDFELPDYIQNTLFTISGSQTVTLYNPSNHSIIPKVVCNSNMSCTLNSYTANFTTTKNIDWQFKLLPGENNIQITGTGNISFEFRKEVL is encoded by the coding sequence ATGACACAGATAACATTTAATAATAAAAATAGTTATGTAGATTTTGGAATTACGATAGAAAGTATAGATATCCAGCCACCTTCTAAGAAAAAGATAAAGGATTCTGTTCCATTTATGAATGGTAGTTATGATTTTTCTACGATAGGTACTGGAGGAGAAGCAGTATATAACGAAAGAGAAATAAAAATAAGGTTTAATTTGGTAACAAGAGATAAACTCTCTTTGTATTTAAAATATAGTAAAGTTTTGGAGTGGCTATTAGGAACTGGTCAGCAGAAATTGATATTTAACTTTATGCAAGGATATTATTTCCTTGCTGAAGTAGAAAATGCTCCAAGTTTTGAGGAAGTTTTACAAAGAGCAGGAAAATTAGAAGTTAATTTTATTTGTGAGCCTTTTAAATATGGTGCTGATCTTGCAGGAGATTTACTTTGGGACAATATAGATTTTGAATTACCAGATTACATCCAAAACACTTTGTTTACTATTTCTGGTAGTCAAACAGTGACTCTATATAATCCTTCCAATCATTCTATTATTCCTAAAGTTGTTTGTAATTCAAATATGAGTTGTACCTTAAATAGCTACACTGCTAATTTTACAACTACTAAAAATATAGATTGGCAATTTAAGTTATTACCAGGAGAAAACAATATACAAATAACTGGAACAGGCAATATAAGTTTTGAATTTAGAAAAGAAGTTCTTTAA